The following coding sequences lie in one Spinacia oleracea cultivar Varoflay chromosome 1, BTI_SOV_V1, whole genome shotgun sequence genomic window:
- the LOC110797400 gene encoding diaminopimelate epimerase, chloroplastic has product MAATTANSLSVSSSSSSSSLYLSSRRYLSALVKSQHCSFLWNNLTLNKSCKGRPGLQVVAVSMAPQTRGSASFLDRKESGLLHFVKYHGLGNDFILVDNRDSMEPKVTPEQAVKLCDRNFGVGADGVIFAMPGTNGTDYTMRIFNSDGSEPEMCGNGVRCFARYIAEIENLHGKHSFTVHTGAGLIVPEIQDDGKVKVDMGEPVLTAADVPTKLPANKESSVVKSDLVIDGEAWSVTCVSMGNPHCVTFGRKGEQNLVVDPLNLAEIGPKFEHHDVFPARTNTEFVQVFSRSHLKMRVWERGAGATLACGTGACAVVVAAVLEGRAERNCTVDLPGGPLEIEWREEDNHVYMTGPAEVVFYGSVPL; this is encoded by the exons ATGGCAGCCACTACCGCAAACTCTCTTTCAgtctcttcctcttcctcttcctcatCACTGTACTTGAGTTCTCGACGTTACCTGTCTGCTTTGGTTAAGTCCCAGCATTGCTCTTTTTTATGGAACAACCTGACTTTGAACAAATCTTGTAAAGGACGTCCTGGTTTGCAAGTTGTGGCTGTTTCAATGGCCCCTCAGACTCGGGGGAGCGCTTCTTTCCTGGACCGGAAAGAGAGTGGGCTTCTTCATTTCGTCAAGTACCATGGACTCGGCAATGACTTTATTTTG GTTGATAATAGAGACTCAATGGAGCCTAAGGTAACCCCTGAGCAAGCAGTGAAGCTGTGTGACCGGAATTTTGGAGTGGGTGCTGATGGGGTGATCTTTGCAATGCCCGGAACTAATGGCACTGATTATACTATGAGGATTTTTAATTCTGATGGAAGTGAGCCAGAG ATGTGTGGCAATGGAGTGAGATGCTTTGCCAGATACATTGCCGAGATCGAGAACTTACATGGGAAACACAG TTTCACCGTCCATACTGGTGCTGGTTTAATTGTACCCGAGATTCAAGATGATGGGAAG GTTAAAGTTGATATGGGTGAACCAGTACTAACAGCAGCTGACGTACCTACAAAACTGCCTGCGAACAAGGAATCTTCTGTTGTTAAATCAGATCTCGTGATTGATGGAGAAGCCTGGAGTGTCACTTGTGTGAGCATGGGGAATCCACATTGCGTTACTTTTGGTAGAAAAGGAGAGCAG AATCTGGTGGTTGATCCACTAAATTTGGCTGAAATTGGACCGAAATTTGAGCACCATGATGTGTTTCCAGCACGAACTAACACTG aatttgttcaagTATTCTCTCGGTCACACCTTAAGATGCGTGTATGGGAGCGTGGTGCAG GAGCTACTTTAGCCTGTGGAACAGGAGCTTGTGCTGTCGTGGTAGCTGCAGTACTGGAGGGTCGAGCTGAGAGA AATTGCACCGTTGACCTTCCTGGAGGGCCACTGGAGATTGAATGGAGGGAGGAAGACAACCATGTGTACATGACAGGCCCAGCAGAAGTAGTGTTTTATGGATCGGTGCCACTCTGA
- the LOC110797398 gene encoding pectinesterase, translating into MGKTSGVCLILVIVVALICGAYLLLKYHEKFHKPKSSSNYKFDAIVCSMGDETFTTVSEAIISAPSYSSTRFFIRVCSGVYNEVVVVPQNKTNIVLIGDGAETTKITANRHISDFSTSETATFSVLGDGFMAQDITFENDAGSESGQAVALLCSANHTIFYRCKFIGYHDTLYAKQGSQYYRECDIYGTVDFIFGFATAVFQKCNLYGRVSKYQKVTFTAQGRQSLDEKSGFTLQGCYFTAAPEAGMGANISGFLGRPWFPYSTVMVMESFLDTIITSSGWREWSDTPETNAIYLEYNNWGPGADTSGRVHWSGFKVVTDAKEAMPYTASHFIQGDEWIPPTKVPYDAGFLS; encoded by the exons ATGGGAAAAACAAGTGGCGTTTGTCTTATCTTGGTTATTGTTGTAGCATTAATCTGTGGAGCTTATTTGTTGCTCAAGTATCATGAGAAGTTCCATAAACCCAAATCCAGTAGCAATTATAAGTTTGATGCAATAGTGTGTTCAATGGGAGATGAGACTTTTACTACAGTCTCTGAGGCTATTATTTCTGCACCATCATATAGTTCAACAAGGTTCTTCATTCGGGTTTGCTCGGGGGTGTATAATGAAGTGGTGGTCGTGCCTCAAAATAAAACTAACATTGTTTTGATTGGAGATGGAGCAGAAACCACTAAAATCACAGCCAATCGTCACATTTCTGACTTCTCAACATCGGAAACTGCCACTTTCT CTGTTTTGGGTGACGGATTCATGGCACAAGACATTACATTTGAAAATGATGCAGGAAGTGAGAGTGGCCAAGCAGTAGCACTGTTATGCTCCGCAAACCACACCATTTTCTACAGATGTAAATTCATAGGGTACCATGATACTCTCTATGCAAAACAAGGTAGTCAGTACTATAGAGAGTGTGATATCTATGGTACAGTCGATTTCATCTTCGGATTTGCAACTGCTGTATTCCAGAAATGCAACCTGTACGGTCGAGTATCAAAATATCAGAAAGTTACTTTTACTGCACAAGGAAGACAGTCCTTGGATGAGAAATCAGGTTTCACATTGCAAGGCTGTTACTTCACTGCAGCACCCGAAGCTGGGATGGGAGCTAATATAAGTGGATTCCTTGGAAGACCGTGGTTTCCTTACTCAACTGTCATGGTAATGGAGTCATTTTTAGATACCATAATTACTTCTTCTGGGTGGAGAGAATGGTCTGATACTCCAGAAACAAATGCTATTTATCTTGAGTATAACAACTGGGGACCTGGAGCTGATACCAGTGGGAGAGTACACTGGTCAGGGTTTAAGGTGGTAACTGATGCAAAGGAGGCCATGCCATATACTGCTTCTCACTTCATCCAAGGAGATGAATGGATCCCTCCAACTAAGGTTCCCTATGATGCTGGATTTCTCTCTTAg